The Veillonellales bacterium region CCGACCTGATGATGCTGGCGCCCGAAGAGACCGAGCGCTCCATCACCCGCCTGGCGCAGCTCGCCCGCGCCACCGGCATCCATTTGATCATCGCCACCCAGCGCCCCTCGGTGGACGTGGTCACCGGGCTGATCAAAGCCAACTTCCCCGCGCGCATCGCCTTCGCCGTCGCTTCCGGCGTCGACAGCCGCGTCATCCTCGACCAGCCCGGCGCTGAAAAGCTGCTGGGCAAGGGCGACATGCTCTTCCAGGCACCCGATGCTTCATCGCCGGTGCGCCTGCAGGGCGCCTACGTGGCGGACGGCGAGATCCAGCGCCTGGTGGAAAACTGGCGCCTGATCGCCATGAACGACGGCGGCAATGCCAGGCTCACCGAGCAACTCATCATGGATACCGGCGTCCC contains the following coding sequences:
- a CDS encoding DNA translocase FtsK; translation: DLMMLAPEETERSITRLAQLARATGIHLIIATQRPSVDVVTGLIKANFPARIAFAVASGVDSRVILDQPGAEKLLGKGDMLFQAPDASSPVRLQGAYVADGEIQRLVENWRLIAMNDGGNARLTEQLIMDTGVPGGVPLKQGALFGDSDGQQADPMLKEAVELVRREGRASISMLQRRLRVGYTRAARLIDSMEDQGIIGPQVIGSQVREVLDYGQTVPPREE